Proteins from one Thermosipho japonicus genomic window:
- a CDS encoding DMT family transporter produces MQYISLILVIIVWGLSFIATSIVVQNISPLLAAFIRFSIALLTLLVIPKNRKINLFNIHKVLAGFWGITIYFVSENFALKFTTPTNAALIVSTAPIWYVLFTQIAHKRKTHSLQYVGSLIALFGVGLVILNGRIILKLNPIGDLLAFFGAISWVLYTHHIIKLDDHSSITAVFEITFWGVITLIPFTIIETIFFKTSFNLNLNIIFSLLYLGILCSAIGYLLWNKAIETLGDRTTTNAVYIIPVVTAVFESLIFKKIPSILLISGIILVIIGLLIFEKFEERGVNHGKK; encoded by the coding sequence ATGCAATATATATCACTTATTTTAGTAATAATAGTTTGGGGACTTTCATTTATTGCAACAAGTATTGTGGTTCAAAATATTTCACCTTTACTTGCTGCTTTTATTAGATTTTCTATAGCTCTTTTGACACTACTTGTCATTCCAAAAAATAGAAAAATTAACTTGTTTAATATTCACAAAGTCCTTGCAGGATTTTGGGGAATTACAATCTATTTTGTCTCAGAAAATTTTGCGCTTAAATTTACTACTCCAACAAATGCTGCTTTAATAGTTTCAACAGCTCCAATTTGGTACGTTTTGTTTACACAAATTGCTCATAAAAGAAAAACTCATTCTCTACAATACGTTGGATCTCTAATTGCACTTTTTGGCGTGGGACTTGTAATTTTAAATGGAAGAATTATTTTAAAATTAAACCCTATTGGTGATTTACTTGCTTTTTTTGGAGCAATTTCCTGGGTGTTATATACACATCATATTATTAAGCTTGATGATCATTCCTCAATCACAGCTGTATTTGAAATTACTTTTTGGGGTGTAATAACATTAATTCCATTTACTATTATTGAAACTATCTTCTTTAAAACCAGTTTCAATTTAAATCTTAATATTATTTTTTCGCTACTTTACCTAGGAATTTTATGTTCTGCAATTGGATATCTTCTTTGGAATAAAGCAATTGAAACACTTGGAGATAGAACCACTACAAATGCTGTATATATAATTCCAGTTGTAACAGCAGTGTTTGAAAGCTTAATATTCAAAAAGATTCCATCAATATTACTTATTTCGGGTATAATATTAGTGATTATAGGACTTTTAATATTTGAAAAATTTGAAGAAAGGGGAGTAAATCATGGGAAAAAATGA
- a CDS encoding maltodextrin glycosyltransferase translates to MLKDLEKYLKSKISGHKNYTIPKLWIHSSKEIFGNIFEEKGNTIFADPYEFFYKVVSYINSQRKEKVEYSKSISNITGEKDWHKKAIIYGSLPRMTVAYNHKGFANFEETDILGFKESGTFLKMIALLIYLKHFNVNTLYMLPISQSSNLFKKGSIGSPYAVKNPLKLDENYHDPLLEGFNVEEEFQALVEAAHILGIRVVLDFIPRTASRDSDLIREHPDWFYWIKVDDLSEYKPPIIDSLPFKIPDAEDIPVIYRNAEVRKHLKKFVDSPDKIDPEKWEKVKKMEGNILVNIIKEFGIVTPPGFSDWINDTQPTWDDVTFLRLYLDNPKLAKPYISPDQKPYILFDVIKSSKFPGEDENIALWEYISDIIPHYQKKFGIDGARIDMGHALPKKLQEMIISKAKNNDPEFMFIAEELEMKNDKKAMEEGYNVILGNSWYSVARREEMYKLVEETSVNLKIPFVASVETPDTPRIKAREFGDKLKFLSPFLMYFIPNGLPYINSGQEIGEIQPMNLGLDNTIWGKTVLPPDDEFYGKLAFFDHYVLHWNSYDEKVFSFLKNLLLYRKKYEDFILSGEFKYVYFNYQDGFLANYSYWKDDKGILIIGNLDLSWEREFEIHLDKTVGKQIKIKSVKLWNGFEEYSLEESNILRLKLNAGDFALIIINE, encoded by the coding sequence ATGTTAAAGGACTTAGAAAAATATTTAAAAAGCAAAATAAGTGGGCACAAAAATTATACAATACCAAAGCTTTGGATACACTCAAGTAAAGAAATATTTGGAAATATATTTGAAGAAAAAGGAAATACAATTTTTGCTGATCCATACGAGTTTTTCTATAAAGTTGTTTCATATATAAACTCGCAAAGAAAAGAAAAAGTAGAATATTCAAAATCAATTTCTAATATAACTGGTGAAAAAGATTGGCATAAAAAGGCAATAATATATGGTAGTTTGCCAAGAATGACAGTTGCATACAATCACAAGGGGTTTGCAAATTTTGAAGAAACAGATATATTAGGTTTTAAAGAATCAGGCACATTTTTAAAAATGATTGCTTTACTCATTTATCTTAAACACTTTAATGTAAATACACTTTACATGCTTCCCATAAGCCAATCTAGCAATTTATTCAAAAAAGGCAGTATTGGTTCACCTTACGCAGTTAAAAATCCTTTAAAACTTGATGAAAATTATCATGATCCTCTACTTGAAGGATTCAACGTAGAAGAAGAATTTCAAGCGTTAGTAGAAGCAGCTCATATCCTTGGTATTAGAGTTGTCCTTGACTTTATTCCAAGAACCGCTTCAAGAGATTCTGATTTAATAAGGGAACATCCAGATTGGTTCTACTGGATAAAGGTAGATGATCTTTCTGAATATAAACCTCCAATCATTGATAGCCTACCGTTTAAAATCCCAGATGCAGAAGATATACCTGTAATTTATAGAAACGCAGAGGTTCGAAAACATCTAAAAAAATTTGTCGATTCTCCAGATAAGATCGATCCAGAAAAATGGGAAAAGGTAAAAAAAATGGAAGGAAATATTCTAGTAAATATAATAAAAGAATTTGGTATAGTTACACCCCCAGGATTTTCAGACTGGATAAATGATACTCAGCCAACATGGGATGATGTTACATTCCTAAGGTTGTACCTAGACAACCCAAAACTTGCAAAACCATATATATCACCTGATCAAAAACCTTACATTTTGTTTGACGTAATCAAATCTAGTAAATTCCCAGGTGAAGATGAAAACATAGCGCTATGGGAATATATTTCTGATATAATTCCTCACTATCAAAAGAAATTTGGAATTGACGGTGCAAGAATTGATATGGGCCATGCACTTCCTAAAAAACTTCAAGAAATGATTATATCAAAAGCCAAAAATAATGATCCAGAATTTATGTTTATAGCTGAAGAACTTGAAATGAAAAATGACAAAAAGGCAATGGAAGAAGGCTACAACGTTATACTAGGTAACAGTTGGTATTCCGTTGCAAGAAGAGAAGAAATGTACAAATTGGTAGAAGAAACATCGGTAAATTTAAAAATCCCATTTGTTGCTTCAGTTGAAACACCCGATACTCCTAGAATAAAAGCAAGGGAATTTGGAGATAAATTAAAATTTCTTTCACCATTTTTAATGTATTTCATACCTAACGGACTTCCCTACATTAACTCAGGGCAAGAAATAGGAGAAATCCAACCAATGAATTTAGGACTAGACAATACAATCTGGGGAAAAACTGTTCTTCCACCCGATGATGAATTTTATGGAAAACTTGCATTTTTTGATCATTACGTGCTTCACTGGAACAGTTATGATGAAAAGGTATTTTCTTTTTTGAAAAATCTTCTGCTTTATAGAAAAAAATACGAAGATTTTATACTTTCAGGTGAATTTAAATATGTTTATTTTAACTATCAAGACGGATTTTTGGCAAACTATTCATATTGGAAAGATGATAAGGGTATACTAATTATTGGAAACCTTGATCTTTCATGGGAAAGAGAGTTTGAAATACACCTTGATAAAACTGTTGGAAAACAAATCAAAATAAAAAGTGTAAAGTTATGGAATGGTTTTGAGGAATATTCCTTAGAGGAAAGTAATATTTTAAGATTAAAACTTAATGCGGGCGATTTTGCTTTAATTATCATAAATGAGTAA
- the pulA gene encoding type I pullulanase gives MDKKVLFLIFVLISLVAFSKTVITVHYHRFDDNYAGWNLWIWPSKPVSMEGKAYQFTETDDFGVVAKIELDIDLEEVGIIVRLNEWQAKDVAKDRFIKIKDGKAEVWILQGVEEIYTTKPDTSPRVFFAAAKDYNVIEAYLTNKIDTKTFKNIKVTVDGKELQVEKIEKADPTDLSKTNYIRIILKDALTEEDLNKDVKLFIEGFSPSTVYMLDVLDNIYYDGKLGYLYSKEKTIFKVWSPVSKKAQVLLFKNGEDEKPYKVVNMKYVGNGVWQAEVEGDLDGVFYKYRFESYGKVRETVDYYSKAVYKNGTKSAVVDLKKTDPEGWNNDIRPAMEALEDAIIYEIHIADMTGLDNSGVKNKATYIGLTEENTKGPGGVSTGLSHLVELGITHVHILPIFDFYTGDEEDKDFEKSYNWGYDPYLFTVPEGRYSTNPRDPYVRINEVKKMVQKFHEKGIRVILDMVFPHTFGIGELSPFDQTVPYYFYRIDKTGAYLNESGCGNVIASERPMMRKYIIDTLLYWINEYHVDGFRFDQMGLIDKKTMLEIEKAVHSIDPTIILYGEPWGGWGAPIRFGKSDVAGTHIAAFNDEFRDALRGSVFNEKVKGFLMGAIGKETRVKRGVVGSIYYDSRIKSFASDPEETINYVACHDNHTLWDKNYLAAKYDKKYKWTDKMLRNAQKLAGAILLTSQGIPFIHAGQDFARTKNFNENSYNAPISINGLDYQRKYEYLDVFEYYKGLIKLRKEHPAFRLRTAEEIKKHLKLLTSRTRRIVSFMLVDNAGGDSWKDILVIYNGNVGPVEYELPEGIWNVVVNGQKAGIEIIEKVSGKIKLEGTSAYVLYKNE, from the coding sequence ATGGACAAAAAGGTATTATTTTTAATTTTTGTATTAATTTCTTTGGTTGCATTTTCAAAAACAGTTATAACCGTCCATTATCACAGATTTGATGATAATTATGCAGGATGGAATCTCTGGATATGGCCTTCAAAACCTGTTTCAATGGAAGGAAAGGCCTACCAATTTACTGAAACTGATGATTTTGGTGTAGTTGCAAAAATAGAACTTGATATTGATTTAGAAGAAGTTGGAATAATAGTAAGATTAAACGAATGGCAAGCAAAAGATGTTGCAAAAGATAGATTTATCAAAATAAAAGATGGAAAAGCGGAGGTGTGGATCTTGCAGGGAGTCGAGGAAATATACACAACAAAGCCAGACACAAGCCCAAGAGTGTTTTTCGCTGCAGCAAAAGATTACAACGTAATAGAAGCATACCTTACAAACAAAATCGACACTAAGACATTTAAAAACATCAAAGTAACTGTTGATGGAAAAGAATTACAAGTTGAAAAGATAGAAAAAGCAGATCCTACAGATCTTTCAAAAACAAACTATATTAGAATAATTTTAAAAGATGCACTAACAGAAGAAGATTTAAATAAAGATGTAAAATTATTTATCGAGGGCTTCTCTCCGTCTACTGTTTATATGTTAGATGTTTTAGATAACATTTACTATGATGGAAAACTTGGATACTTATATAGCAAAGAAAAAACTATCTTTAAAGTATGGTCTCCTGTATCTAAAAAGGCCCAAGTTTTACTCTTCAAAAATGGTGAAGATGAAAAGCCTTACAAGGTTGTTAATATGAAATACGTTGGAAATGGTGTCTGGCAAGCAGAAGTTGAAGGAGATCTTGACGGAGTATTTTACAAATACAGATTTGAAAGTTATGGAAAAGTTAGAGAAACTGTTGACTACTATTCAAAAGCAGTCTACAAAAACGGAACAAAAAGTGCAGTAGTAGATCTAAAAAAGACTGACCCAGAAGGTTGGAACAATGATATTAGACCAGCAATGGAAGCACTAGAAGACGCTATAATATACGAAATACACATTGCCGATATGACAGGACTTGATAACTCTGGAGTAAAAAACAAAGCAACATACATAGGATTAACTGAAGAAAATACAAAGGGACCTGGTGGAGTTTCTACAGGGCTTTCTCACCTTGTCGAGCTTGGAATAACACATGTTCACATACTTCCAATATTTGATTTCTACACTGGGGATGAAGAAGATAAAGATTTTGAAAAAAGTTACAACTGGGGATATGATCCTTACTTATTTACAGTTCCAGAAGGAAGGTATTCAACAAATCCAAGAGATCCATATGTTAGGATAAATGAAGTAAAGAAAATGGTTCAAAAATTCCATGAAAAAGGCATTAGAGTTATTCTTGACATGGTATTTCCACACACTTTTGGCATTGGAGAACTTTCACCATTTGACCAAACAGTACCTTACTATTTCTATAGAATTGACAAAACAGGAGCATATCTCAATGAAAGTGGTTGTGGAAATGTAATTGCATCAGAAAGACCAATGATGAGAAAATACATAATTGATACTTTACTTTACTGGATAAACGAATACCACGTTGATGGTTTTAGATTTGACCAAATGGGACTTATTGATAAAAAAACAATGCTTGAAATAGAAAAGGCTGTTCACTCAATAGATCCAACGATAATACTGTACGGTGAACCTTGGGGTGGATGGGGTGCACCTATAAGATTTGGAAAATCAGATGTAGCTGGAACACATATTGCCGCGTTTAACGATGAGTTTAGAGATGCTTTGAGAGGCTCTGTCTTCAATGAAAAGGTTAAAGGATTCTTAATGGGAGCAATAGGAAAAGAAACACGCGTTAAAAGAGGAGTTGTAGGAAGCATCTATTATGATTCAAGAATCAAAAGTTTTGCCAGTGATCCTGAAGAAACAATCAACTATGTTGCATGTCATGATAACCACACCCTTTGGGATAAAAACTATTTAGCTGCAAAATATGATAAAAAATACAAATGGACCGATAAAATGTTGAGAAATGCTCAAAAACTTGCTGGCGCAATCTTACTTACTTCTCAAGGAATTCCTTTCATTCATGCAGGTCAAGATTTTGCAAGAACTAAAAACTTTAACGAAAATTCTTACAATGCTCCAATTTCAATTAATGGTCTTGACTATCAAAGAAAATATGAATATTTAGATGTATTTGAATACTATAAAGGATTAATTAAGCTAAGAAAAGAACATCCAGCATTCAGACTAAGAACAGCAGAAGAAATCAAAAAGCACCTCAAGCTTTTAACAAGTAGAACTAGAAGGATAGTTTCATTTATGCTTGTTGATAATGCAGGTGGAGATTCCTGGAAGGATATTTTAGTTATATACAATGGAAACGTTGGACCAGTTGAGTATGAACTTCCAGAAGGAATATGGAACGTTGTAGTAAACGGGCAAAAAGCAGGCATTGAAATAATAGAAAAAGTTTCTGGTAAGATAAAACTTGAAGGAACTTCTGCATATGTTTTGTACAAAAATGAATAA
- the ileS gene encoding isoleucine--tRNA ligase, protein MDYKETLNLPSTEFSMRANLVKKEPEMLKKWKEMDDYNLVLKSREGKPKFVLHDGPPYANGNIHIGTATNKILKDIVIRYKTMRGYYAPYVPGWDTHGLPIEHRVSVEMGEKIKEMSPVEIRQKCKDFALNFVNIQREQFKRLGVRGDWDNPYLTLDPKYETHILNIFKTLVKNGNVYRGNKPVYWCPTCKTALAEAEVEYHDHSSPSIYVKFKLIGEENTYVVIWTTTPWTLPANVAIAVHPEYDYVKIKVDGEYWIVAEGLLNKFAAETEINYEVVEKFKGKDLEYKKAKHPFIDRESLIVLADYVTLEDGTGCVHTAPGHGAEDYLTGLKYNLPVLSPVNEEGVFTEEAGKYAGLKIWDANKVIIEDLEKLGALIKTQKIEHSYPHCWRCKNPIIFRATPQWFISVDKNNLREKVLEEIKKVEWHPKWGENRITAMVKERPDWTISRQRVWGTPIPAIKCKHCGEVFIDEKVIDNFITIVEKEGTDAWFKLSEKEIIPEDVKCPKCGHNEFEKTYDTLDVWIDSGCSFEAVIRSKGEKFPVDLYLEGDDQHRGWFQSSIFMSVAHTGQAPYKSVVTHGFIKDEHGRKMSKSLGNVIDPKEIVDKYGADILRLWVSSIDFFDNIRVGKNIIQQQVEVYKKIRNTLRFLLGNLSDFTKNDLVEFDKLLPLDKWALGRLQEVISQVTEHYEKYEFSKVYSLINRYCTVELSATYLDILKDRLYVEAKDSIYRRSAQTVMFYILEALIKMLAPVLVFTTEEAYQLSPLKEFETVHLEYWPQVRKEFVDEKLMDEFKILFMVRDDVLKALENARKNDVIGHSLDAKVTLKGVNEEINNILLKYKDYLEEIFIVSQVEIGEGKVKGEFANVSVEKASGEKCQRCWKYSEETGKNEEYPNTCPRCAAVLKGERK, encoded by the coding sequence ATGGATTACAAAGAAACGTTAAACCTGCCTTCAACAGAATTTTCCATGAGGGCAAATCTTGTAAAAAAAGAACCAGAAATGCTTAAAAAATGGAAAGAAATGGATGACTATAACCTGGTCTTAAAATCAAGGGAGGGAAAACCAAAATTTGTTCTTCACGATGGTCCTCCATACGCAAATGGAAACATTCATATTGGAACTGCCACAAACAAAATATTAAAAGATATAGTTATTCGCTACAAAACTATGAGGGGATATTATGCCCCATATGTTCCAGGTTGGGACACTCACGGTCTTCCAATAGAACATAGAGTTTCTGTAGAAATGGGAGAAAAGATAAAAGAAATGTCTCCTGTCGAAATAAGGCAAAAATGTAAAGATTTTGCACTCAACTTTGTAAATATTCAACGTGAACAATTCAAAAGATTAGGAGTAAGAGGTGATTGGGATAATCCATATTTAACACTAGATCCAAAATATGAAACTCACATATTAAATATTTTCAAAACACTTGTTAAAAATGGTAATGTATACAGAGGAAACAAACCTGTTTACTGGTGTCCAACTTGTAAAACTGCTCTTGCAGAAGCTGAAGTTGAATATCATGATCATTCTTCACCTTCAATCTATGTAAAATTTAAATTAATTGGTGAAGAAAATACATATGTTGTAATATGGACAACAACACCTTGGACACTACCTGCAAACGTTGCTATTGCAGTACATCCAGAATATGATTATGTAAAAATTAAAGTTGACGGTGAATACTGGATAGTAGCTGAAGGATTATTAAATAAATTTGCAGCAGAAACTGAAATTAATTATGAAGTTGTTGAAAAATTCAAAGGTAAAGATTTAGAGTATAAAAAGGCAAAACATCCATTCATAGATAGGGAATCATTAATTGTGCTTGCTGATTATGTAACACTCGAAGATGGTACAGGTTGTGTTCATACCGCCCCAGGGCACGGTGCAGAAGACTATTTAACCGGTTTAAAGTATAACCTACCAGTTCTTTCACCAGTAAATGAAGAAGGAGTATTTACTGAAGAAGCAGGAAAATATGCTGGACTAAAAATTTGGGATGCAAATAAAGTAATTATAGAAGACTTAGAAAAATTAGGTGCACTTATAAAGACACAAAAAATCGAACATAGCTACCCACACTGCTGGAGATGTAAAAATCCAATTATATTTAGAGCAACTCCTCAATGGTTTATTTCTGTTGATAAAAATAACTTGCGTGAAAAAGTTCTAGAAGAGATCAAAAAAGTTGAATGGCACCCAAAATGGGGTGAAAATAGAATTACAGCAATGGTTAAAGAAAGACCTGACTGGACAATTTCAAGACAAAGAGTATGGGGAACTCCAATACCTGCAATAAAATGTAAACATTGTGGTGAAGTATTTATTGATGAAAAAGTAATTGATAACTTTATAACAATCGTTGAAAAAGAAGGAACAGATGCATGGTTTAAGCTTTCTGAAAAAGAGATTATTCCAGAAGATGTTAAGTGTCCAAAATGCGGACATAATGAATTTGAAAAAACATACGATACTTTGGATGTTTGGATTGACTCAGGTTGTTCATTTGAAGCTGTCATAAGATCAAAGGGTGAAAAATTTCCAGTTGACTTATACTTAGAAGGCGATGATCAACACAGAGGTTGGTTCCAGAGTTCTATCTTTATGTCCGTTGCACATACAGGACAAGCACCATACAAATCTGTTGTAACACATGGATTTATAAAAGACGAACATGGTAGAAAAATGAGTAAATCTCTAGGAAATGTAATTGATCCAAAAGAAATTGTTGATAAATACGGTGCTGATATTTTAAGACTCTGGGTTTCCAGTATAGACTTTTTTGACAACATCCGCGTTGGTAAAAATATCATTCAACAACAAGTTGAAGTATACAAAAAGATTAGAAATACGCTTAGATTCTTACTCGGTAATTTAAGCGACTTTACAAAGAACGATTTAGTTGAATTTGATAAACTTTTACCACTTGATAAATGGGCTCTTGGAAGACTACAAGAAGTAATATCTCAAGTTACAGAACATTACGAAAAATACGAATTCTCAAAAGTATACAGTCTTATAAACAGATATTGTACCGTGGAATTAAGTGCAACTTACCTTGATATATTAAAAGATAGGTTGTACGTCGAAGCAAAAGATTCAATATATAGACGTTCAGCACAAACTGTTATGTTCTACATCTTAGAAGCATTAATAAAAATGCTTGCTCCAGTACTTGTATTTACTACAGAAGAAGCTTATCAATTAAGTCCACTTAAAGAATTTGAAACAGTACATCTTGAGTATTGGCCACAAGTTAGGAAAGAGTTTGTAGATGAAAAGCTAATGGATGAATTTAAAATACTATTCATGGTAAGAGATGACGTACTAAAAGCTTTAGAAAACGCAAGGAAAAATGATGTAATAGGTCATTCTTTGGATGCAAAAGTAACTTTAAAGGGTGTAAATGAAGAGATTAACAATATTCTTCTAAAGTATAAAGATTACCTTGAAGAAATTTTCATTGTCTCTCAAGTTGAAATAGGAGAAGGAAAAGTTAAAGGTGAATTTGCAAATGTAAGTGTAGAAAAGGCAAGTGGTGAAAAATGTCAAAGATGTTGGAAATATAGCGAGGAAACAGGAAAAAATGAAGAATATCCAAATACATGTCCAAGATGTGCTGCTGTCTTAAAAGGTGAAAGAAAATAA
- a CDS encoding ABC transporter permease subunit, producing MLILKKELRSNIKLFIIWAFVLFLFSYMIAPFIDTVMKDSEEMINFIKSLPKFMVKIFNISENSITPEGFFGMKIMMMAQIFAGVFSTILASNFFANEFENKTIEYLLVKPVSRKKIYLEKLIAILIFYTLFFLIFCASVLVLFKVYVSYEYSPYILFGYSLYLYVIEIFFGCLTIFLSIIFQKTMFSISLSLSTFILMYIIDILGSANENFSFLRYLSIFKYISIGDTINNRVVYINNSIILILIGFVISLFGLKIFTRKDVNI from the coding sequence ATGTTAATTTTAAAAAAAGAATTGAGATCTAATATAAAGTTATTTATAATTTGGGCATTCGTATTATTTTTATTTTCTTACATGATCGCCCCTTTTATAGATACCGTAATGAAAGATTCAGAGGAAATGATAAATTTTATTAAATCACTTCCAAAATTTATGGTTAAAATTTTTAACATTTCTGAAAATTCAATAACTCCAGAAGGATTTTTTGGAATGAAAATAATGATGATGGCTCAAATATTTGCAGGGGTTTTTTCCACAATACTTGCATCAAATTTTTTTGCCAATGAATTTGAAAATAAAACAATAGAATATTTGCTTGTTAAACCAGTTAGTAGAAAAAAAATATACCTTGAAAAACTAATTGCTATTCTTATTTTCTACACACTCTTTTTTTTAATATTCTGCGCAAGTGTGTTAGTACTTTTTAAGGTATATGTAAGTTATGAATACAGCCCTTACATCTTATTTGGATATTCCCTATATCTATATGTCATAGAAATTTTCTTTGGCTGTTTAACAATTTTTCTATCTATAATATTTCAAAAAACAATGTTTTCTATATCATTATCACTCTCAACTTTTATTTTAATGTACATAATCGATATTCTAGGAAGTGCAAACGAAAATTTTTCTTTTTTAAGGTATTTATCAATCTTCAAATACATTTCAATTGGTGATACTATAAATAATAGGGTAGTGTATATAAATAATTCAATAATACTTATACTTATAGGTTTTGTAATTTCCCTTTTTGGACTCAAAATCTTTACTAGAAAGGATGTCAATATCTAA
- a CDS encoding response regulator: MSKKKILVVEDEDNMRLLITEELEESGYDVDEARNGEEALKKFREKEYDLVTVDIEMPGMNGLEVAGKIREIKKDAKIIILTAYSHYKSDLASWAADAYVVKSSDLTELKDTIAKIINM, translated from the coding sequence ATGTCAAAGAAAAAAATTCTTGTCGTTGAAGACGAGGATAACATGAGACTTTTAATAACTGAAGAATTAGAGGAAAGTGGTTACGATGTTGATGAAGCAAGAAACGGTGAGGAGGCACTGAAAAAATTCAGAGAAAAAGAATATGACCTTGTTACTGTAGATATTGAAATGCCCGGTATGAATGGTTTGGAAGTTGCGGGAAAAATCAGAGAAATAAAAAAAGATGCAAAGATAATAATTTTAACTGCTTATTCTCATTATAAGAGTGATCTTGCTTCATGGGCTGCTGATGCATATGTCGTAAAATCTTCGGATTTAACTGAATTAAAAGACACAATTGCGAAAATAATTAATATGTAA
- a CDS encoding TIGR00725 family protein: MKKVAVIGSSGKIDENLEKLCVKLGKELSKNYIVITGGRDGVMEAVSKGVKNNLGTSIGILPYDEKGNEFNTIEILTGLDFPTRSFIILRNVDAVISIAGECGTAIEIFGAYAYKKPLILFKGTGGWTDRIQNVLIDGKYLDNRKHSEVYIADSIDKILKILEKILGGS, from the coding sequence ATGAAAAAAGTAGCAGTAATAGGTTCTTCAGGAAAAATAGATGAAAATCTTGAAAAATTATGTGTAAAACTTGGCAAAGAACTGTCAAAAAATTATATAGTAATTACAGGTGGAAGAGATGGAGTGATGGAGGCTGTTTCAAAAGGAGTTAAAAATAATTTAGGAACTTCTATCGGCATTTTGCCATATGATGAAAAAGGAAATGAATTTAACACTATAGAAATTTTAACAGGTCTTGATTTTCCCACAAGATCGTTTATCATATTAAGAAATGTTGATGCCGTCATTTCAATTGCCGGAGAATGTGGCACAGCAATTGAAATATTTGGAGCTTACGCATACAAAAAACCTCTAATTTTATTCAAAGGTACAGGTGGTTGGACTGATAGGATACAAAATGTTTTAATTGATGGGAAATATCTTGATAATAGGAAACATTCAGAGGTATACATAGCAGATAGTATAGATAAAATTTTAAAAATTCTTGAAAAAATCTTAGGAGGTAGCTGA
- a CDS encoding TetR/AcrR family transcriptional regulator translates to MTKKEKIIKYALKEFAEKGFLAASTNTISKASKVSKGAIFYHFKNKENLYIECLKKIQGEYEKEFLKFYSKNTHLDFFEFLIKWSYRKIEIAKEKPEYLQFFKTLESIPESLKEKIFKLNQEIYSKYISYFFEKFEKLELKENMDRNFSFKITFEILEYLSKKYYYEFESNFEKIMEEIEKVINIIKFGILK, encoded by the coding sequence ATGACAAAAAAGGAAAAAATTATTAAATATGCCCTAAAAGAATTTGCAGAGAAAGGTTTTCTTGCTGCCTCCACAAATACAATTTCAAAAGCTTCAAAAGTTTCAAAAGGAGCAATTTTCTACCACTTTAAAAATAAAGAAAATCTATACATAGAATGTTTAAAAAAAATCCAAGGTGAATATGAAAAAGAATTTTTGAAATTTTATTCTAAAAATACTCATCTTGATTTTTTTGAATTTCTAATAAAATGGAGCTATAGAAAAATTGAAATAGCAAAAGAAAAACCTGAGTACCTTCAATTTTTTAAAACACTTGAATCTATACCTGAGAGTCTAAAAGAAAAAATTTTCAAGTTAAATCAAGAAATTTATTCAAAATATATTTCTTATTTTTTTGAAAAATTTGAAAAACTTGAATTAAAGGAAAACATGGATAGAAATTTTTCCTTTAAAATAACTTTCGAAATTTTGGAATATTTATCAAAAAAATACTACTACGAATTTGAAAGTAACTTTGAAAAAATAATGGAAGAAATAGAAAAAGTTATAAATATAATCAAATTTGGAATACTAAAATAG